The sequence GTAATTATGGCAGGGTCCTAAAGGTTTATTTATTGAGAAATGGGTTACCCTTGCTTCACCAGGATGTGGCCATGATAAACAAATAGAGCTTGGGTAGCTTGACTGCCTGGTGACAAAAAGTTATGTCTACTTCTTGGGCAGGATTGCTTGGGAAGACTGCCGCTGACTTAAAGATTCCATATTTTGGATCCCTGGTGTGACATGTGATGACAAGGTGACCTTTCACTGTGTTGTCATACTTCTGTTTAGTGACGATTTGCTGGTACTCCCCGTGGAGTAGCTCCATATTTGATGAACTGCATCTTCTCACCATTTTGTCCTCAGCATCTAGTATCATTACTGAGTAGGCactcaatatttatttaatgaataaacaGATAAGTTAATTTGTAGTTATATAAGTATTTAAAGAAACttgattaagaaaaaattaacattGATTTTAGATTACTTAAACTGTTGATTTACTTTTGTGTTTAATAAAATACCAAAATACAAgcatgtgtgtttgtgcttagtcAGATCCAACTCtgttactccatggactgtggcccactaggctcccctgtccatggaatattccaagcaagaatactggagtgggttgccatttccttctccaggggatctttgcaacccaggaattgaacctgcatctcctgtgtctccttcttggcaggtggattctttaccactagcgccacttgggaagtcccaaaTATAAGCACAAATTTGGGAGATATTGTAGGTTTGGTTCCAGACTACTGCAATAAAGTAAATGTTGTAATAGAGCAAAAGACAAAGTTCCGGTTTCCCAGTGCCTATAAAAGTTATGTGTGCAGGATACTATAGTCTATTAAAGTGCACAGTAGCAttgtatctggagaaaaatacGTATCTTAATctaatactttattgctaaaaaagtGCCAGAACAGTTAtagtagtaacatcaaaaatCACTGGTCACAGATCACTGTagcaaataataatgaaaaagttagaaatattgtgagaattaccaaaatgtgacacagagacatgaagtgagcacgtgctgttggaaaaatgatagACTCGCTGATGCAGAATtgctacaaaccttcaagttAAAAAACcacagtatctgcaaagtgcagTAAATCAAGGAGTTGCCTGTATTCTAATAAAGTGTCTGTGGACAAGAGTTAACGTTGCAGACCTGAGACTGCTGTCCATAAAGTCTACTTGCAAGGGTGGAATTGCCTGAAGTCAGAGCACTTAACCATTCTCTGAATTGTAAGGTGGCTTACTCTGCTGAGACTGTACAGTTTGATTTATGCTGAACAGTTGCTTTCCTTTTGAGGATGTGGTGCAATTTTGGTATCTGCTAGGCATAGAGTGCCTTCATGATCAGCCCCTGTAGAAACCTTGGGTGCTGAGTTTCtcatgggctttcctggggaGCAGCATTGTACACGTGTTGCTGCATTTTCTTGGCTGGGGGAAGAAGGCACCCTGGGACCTTTCACATAAGGAAACACATGGATTCTTCCAGGCTCTGCcttatctttttcctttattgtccAGCTGTGTTTCCTGACCACATGAGTGTCATACAAGCAGATACAGAGTTCTGGGGAATCTGAATGTGGTGGCAGTGTTAAGTAATAACATTTGCAGAAGTAATTCCAATACAGTGTAACAGGCCTCTTGGGAATAATTGGTTTATTCAGTAGGCATTTTTGAGTAACCATTATGTGCCCAGCCATGCACATGGTTACCACGGAAGAAAAACGATGTTGCTGTTCTTAATTGTTTACTAGAAGAGACAGATCGTTACGCTCCATATTATAAAAGAAAGGTAGAATCAAGGTACTATGGGAGAAAAGTTAGTAGATCCAGTCTTGAGGTTTGACAGTGTTGTAGGGGAGGTGCCATATGAACTAATTCTCTGAGTGTTAGTGGGGATTTGGATTGGGAAAAGCCTTTTTAAGAGCCTGGAGTCGGGTGTATAGGTGGGGAGAGCAGGAGAGAAGTTGTCTTTATCGCCACACATTCATTAGTTAACATTGCTGTAGTCATCTGTATTGTAGTTTCTAatgttgattttccttttttttagttATTAAGAAATTTATGATTCAGGGTGGAGACTTCTCAAATCAGAATGGGACAGGTGGAGAAAGCATTTATGGTGAAAAATTTGAAGATGAAAATTTCCATTATAAGGTAAAGTAGACAAAAATGTGTGTTGCTAACAATAAAGGTTGTCCTGTGTCTGGGATTCTTGTCAAATTAGGATAAATGCCTCAGATGTGCTTAGATTGCCTTTATTTGTGAAAGGtatcatatttataaatacacatcTTTAATATGAAAAAACTCTTCCAGCAATGATTTTATTGGCAAAAATACAACAGCTATTTCAGTGTGATTCAGGTTTGTAAACTGCAAGTAAAGCCAATGAGTTTTCATGGGTGGCCAGCATATGGCAAAATTGTTTCCAGGAAAAATGTTCCCATTAGAGGGATGGTAAGTTGTGCATCTTTATGCCTAAATTTGAAGAGCAGCAAAACCATGGCTAGTGTCCGGGGTGTCAGGGCATTTGCAGACTAGCAGATCTCGTTAATGTCCAGGCTCCTAAGGGACCTTCGTGACGCCTGTGCCTGCTTAACTTCAGTGACCCTGGGGTCACGGTCGGGGTGTGGTATCATTCAGTCATGACAATGGACATGTAAGAGCAAAAGTAAACATGGGTTTTTGGAAATGGGGAACAGGAGCAAGGTGATTAGGATCATTTGAGAATAAACGTCATCAATGTTTTAAGCAGTTTATTTCTTGTAGCTAATATAGTCACTGGCACCAAAGagtttataaaaaggaaagaccTTCATGATAAGGAATAAAATCTTGCCAAAAAGGCAAGATTAAGACACATAGGGAAACTGGAGAATAATGTAGAAGTGCTAAGTTGACCAATACCTGTGTATACTACAGGAGAAAGGTCTGACTCCTGTGGTCTGGATTACTAGGGAAGACATCAAGGGGGAATGGTGCATGAACTAGGCAGACTGGACCTCGCCAGGTGGCTGAGATTTGGTTAGAAGGAACTAAAATTCAGATACTTTTGAGGGAGGGATATGagtgaagaaggaagaaggcaTGAGGAGGCTGAGGAAATaaagttaataatatttaatattgtggGGAAAGCACCAGACTtttggaagggagaaagaaagtacCAGAAGGATGAAAACTCAGATTATGTGATGGAAAAGttgatcaaaagaaagcaggtagacttccctggtggtgcagtgaataagaatccgcctgccagtgcaggagacacaggtttgatccccgacgtggaagatcccacatgccgcagagtgAATAAACGCATACGCCCAACcgttgagcccatgtgctgcacctGGTGAGGCCTGTGCACCCAGCGCTGTGCTCTGCAGTGAGAAGCACCACCGTGAGGTGCCTGAGCACCTCAACAGAAGAGCCCACTCGCCACAAGAGAAAACCTGCACAAaagcgacaaagacccagtgcaaccaaaacaaaaataaaattttagaaaaagaggGGCTATTTCATGGACACGTGATTCTTCCGCACACTTGGTGGTCTTGAGAGCTGGATTAGATTTGGGTTTAGGGGTAAAAGGCATTTCAGGTAGGAGGGCTAACATGAGTGTTACACGGGTGGAGAGTAGGAAAGGACCTAACTTTGCTGACGTGGGAAGAGAGAATCATAATGTAGGCCCACAAGTGGGAACACTGTTGAgtgcctttaagaaaaaaaatgcttcagtCATAAGAAAGGGTGAAGCAGAATTACTAGACTTCCCTCCTATGGCATCTTCATCTTAATGATGAAGTCCAAGCATGTTCCCAGTATGATCAATTTAGGAgtaccacccctgcccccactctTGTTTCATCTTAATTTAGTTTCATAAGCTCTCCTTAAAGTTTAAAAAGTGGTTAAGTACTCTGTTTTGTGAATTAAAGTCACACTTGATAATGAAGTAAAATCACTCTACATTATGTGCTCTAAGTGGTATTCCAGTGGTGCCCGCCCCCCTTTCTGTGAATGGTTGGTAGAGTAGAGCGGGAACTCTCATCTtggttttctttatggtttattCCCGCAGCATGACAAGGAGGGATTGCTGAGCATGGCCAACGCCGGCAGCAACACCAACGGCTCCCAGTTCTTCATCACCACCGTTCCGACTCCGCATTTGGATGGGAAGCACGTAGTGTTTGGCCAAGTGATTAAAGGAATGGGTGTGGCAAAGATTCTGGAAAATGTGGAGGTGAAAGGTGAAAAACCTGCCAAAGTGAGTAGCAAGATGGTAATATTATCTTAGCTGCTGGATTAGAGAAGCGTGAATAAAAGGGTGATTGTTAAAAAATGTCCAGAAGGCTCTTGTTCTAGAAGCCTGTACCTGCCACTTTTTCTTTGAAGCTGTTTTCTATTGTGGGAAAGATGAGGGCAGTTTAAAAagagactttattattttaacttcagTCTTGCTGATCTTGATAACTGAAGTCTCCTACGCCTGTAGAGCTTTGCGTCGGTGTGTGTACGGGTGCAGAGTACAGAGCGAGCAGGAAACCAGGAGTCCTCTGGCCTCTGCCATGTAACTTGTGGTCTAGGCTTGCTCTTGTGATTTCACTTTCCTTGGCCTGATTTCTCATCCCATAGAAATCACTTAAGGGTTTGGACTAGATCCTGTCACTGCAAAGATACTTGTGTTCCACATGTCTGTGGATCAACACAGCCATCACAGGCACCTGCATCCACAGGGTTGGGAGTGGAAACTGGAGAGTCAGACCTGCGGGAGGTGTGCTGTCACTCAGTGTGCGAAGGAAAGAGTCAGTTGAAAGCATGTGCAACACCTAAGGGAATGGTGACACCGTCCACTCACTCTTTGTGCACTGAGTTGCTGGCTGCGGTGAGTGCTTCCGTAGCACGGGGCGTGGCTGTGCCCCTACCAGTGTGGTGCGCCTGCCAGGAAGCGACGTGGACAGTCGTGCACATGGCTTGCGGTTGTAGAGCTTTTAAACCCAGACCTTTGAAAAATCATCACTAATGTAGGAGTGCGCTTCTACAATTGAGGGTTATTTTTACAGTTGTGCGTTATTGCAGAATGTGGAGAACTGAAAGAAGGGGATGATTGGGGAATATTCCCAAAGGATGGATCTGGTGACAGTCACCCAGATTTCCCCGAGGACGCAGATGTGGATTTAAAAGATGTGAGTAACTTAagatttggggctttcctggtggctcagatggtaaagaatctgcctgcaatgcagcagactggggttggatacctgggttgggaagatcccctggagaagggcatggcaacccactccagtattcttgcctagacaatcccacggacagaggagctcggtTGGCTACAGTctactcaaagagtcagacatgactgagcaggtaAAAACACTTTCAGATTGGCCAAACTGCTAAAAAAAATTTagtactaaaattttttaaattttacttatttatcggCCATACTGTGTGGCACGTGGCATCCTCGCTTCCCGACCAGGAGTGGaaccacgccccctgcagtggaagcacagagtcctgaccaccaccagggaattcccagtgctAAAATTTTGAGCCTTTTGTCAGTCTGTCTTAAAGATAGAACTTGGGACTAAACTGCATTACATACTCAAACCCCACAtatttgtattctttcttttttacaggtagataaaattttattaatatcagAAGACTTAAAAAACATTGGAAATACGTTTTTCAAATCCCAGAACTGGGAGATGgccattaaaaaatacacaaaagtttTAAGGTAATAAAACGTTTTTAATAAATTGCATTTAAGAACTTACAAATTGAATTACAAAGCAATTCAAGagttgctttttgtatttttggCCTACTACTTGCAGAGTAACCAGGTATATTGAAATTTTAGTTGCCTACAGATTCTTAATTGAAAAATTTCAGAATATGGAAAAATTAAGAATAGTACATGAATACTCATGTACCTTTATCTGCATTCACCAATTTTTAACTTCTGCCACGTGTATTTTTGCAGAATCATTTTGAAAGGAAGTTGTGGATACCATGACACTTTACCCCTTAATATTTTAGCAAGTATCAGTATTTCCCCCCAAATGAGGACATTTTCTACTTAGCCTAATGCATCAAAACATCTTCCAAATATAGATACACTGTTATCTACTATGTAATCCATATGCACATATGCTCAGTTGTCTCAAAATTTCCTTTAACGCCAGTATCCATTGTATCATTTGTTTGTATGTCTCTAAGGCTTCTCTACTCTTTAATGTCCACGTTTTTTAAGTCATTTCCATTTTGTGGAGTCTACGCCAGTTGTCTTAGGGAATATCACCTGTATGTGTTTATTGCTTCCTCCAGATTAGTTTGAGGTTAAATATTTTAGCAAGAGGATAGTTGATGTGTCTATACCCTATGCATCATGTCCTGAAGGCACATGGCAGTTCGGCTTACCTTGAGTTCTGGCACTTGGTTAAAGTGGTGTTAGTCATACGTCTCTATTACAAAAGTGCCTttaccttttaaataaataagacgTCCTCTGTGCAGTGGTGCTGTGAGATTGTATGACTAAGTTTCTAGGAATTCATCCAGTGGTCTCAGCATCACTGAAGACCTTTGCCTGAATCAGTTACTGCATTGAGGCTTGCAGAACTGTGATTTTCTGATTTTACCAGTCATTCTGCAGTTACTAGCTATCATTCTGTTTGAAAGAACTCCTTACCCTTTTTAGTATCACTATAGATctgtgggttatttttttttcagttcagccTATTATACTGTTCCCATCATTCTTTCTGATGCTGTAAGGTTTCGGATTTGTCCAGTGGAAGCCCCTTGGCTGCACCCATCTGACGTGTTCCTCTTAGTCTGTGAGCACTTGGcctgctttctgccacaagatgGTCCAGGCTCATCTTATATTTAACCTCATGTCCAGATCTGAATTTCTCTCAGGAGCCCAGATTCTTTTCATTGAGGGAGACTAGGGACTAGACTGTCGGACCAGGTACACGTATTGTCAGGGCCCCTTTCACGGGAACTACAGTAAAAGATGAGTCAGCGTTACCGCTGCAGGTTTCCTCATCTTTCCCAGTCCTCTCCTGCTATGACAACCTTAGTTCCAAACCTAATTATATTGGAAAGTGGCTGATAAAAACCTTAATTTTACAAATAGAAAAGTGTTAATAGTATATATAATCTTTAGGTTTGGGGATTGTTTTTAAGTTGGTGTTTTTgaacattttgggggaaaaagttGGAACAAAAAAATCTTCTAAAGGAAAGCATTTAATAAAAAGATGGTGGTCATTAAGAATATTAATATTAGCATCGGTGAACTTTTATATCAAAACTGACGAGTTATGAGTGAGTCACAGGCAGAGTGTCTTAATGGGGTGTTGCTTGCTGCTTGTACGGGGGTGTTCTCCAGGTATGTGGAAGGTTCCAGGGCTGCTGCTGAGGACGCAGATGGAGCAAAGCTGCAGCCTGTCGCTTTGAGCTGCGTGCTGAATATTGGCGCCTGCAAACTGAAGATGTCTGATTGGCAGGGCGCAGTCGATAGCTGTTTGGAGGTGAGTCTGTTGATGTTCTTACATCTGAATATTTGGATCTCAGTTCTTCCTCTCAAACCATTCATTTAGCTTATAACACGAGATCACTTAACTTCCATGAAGATACTTTCTCAGCTCATTTATTGactattgagcacctattatgtgccgGACATTGGAAGATAAACCCAGGAATGGTTAAGAATGTGGCTGTGGAGTTAGTCAGCAGACATGGCTTTTCTCTTAGACCACTGtcacttttttattttgaggAGGTTCTTAATTTTAGAGTCTTAATTTCTTTGTGTTAAGTGGAAATACTGCTTTCCTCCTGGGATTGTTATAAAGACTGTGTTATGTGTGTAAAGCATTTTAAGCGCAATGTTGGGCACAGATTAAGCAGCTGATAGGCGCTTAGGTGTTTTGGTTGAAAGACCCTCCCGTCAAGGAATTTACTTGGTGGGAGAGGGAGTCAGTTTCAGTTTAGGGTTGTCAGGACTCTTCTGGGGGGATGAGTGCTGTTGGAACACACAGGAAGGCTGCCTGCCTTCACGGGGATGTCAGCAGTGCTGATGGAGAGCTGGGAAGTGGCCCCACTCCCCCTTAGGCACAGCAGTTAGGACAGTGTGTGTGATCAAGTTTTTCAAACGAGAACATACATTTCAGAAAGACCACCTCCAgtcatttttatgtatattgcCCATTAATTGGTGTACACAGGTCAGCTATGCCCGAGCAAGTAGAAATGAAATGAGGTCCCAATTTATGGCGTAGGTGGAATAAGATGTAAGAGTATATTTAGAAGGGAGTAGGCAGCAGAAGACAAGGTGGTTCTTCACTCTGGACTGCTTTTTTGACCTTTGTGAGGCAAGTAATACACCCTTTTCAGTAAAATCTGAGTGCTGACCTTTAaaagatgttaaataaatatattatttttaaaacgttTGTTTCAGAGGAGAAGCCTATTAAGTTACTCATGTTCCTGCAAAAAACCTAGATGTCAGCTTAAATGAGTATATACAAATTtttattcagaatattttttcctatcaGCTAGGGCCCAAACAGAAGATTTGGGCCCTAGTAATTTCTGTAGAGAAAGTTTACTGTAAAATAGATATAAGGGGGAATTGGAGTAATGGAGGTTGGCTAGTAAAGAGAACCCTGAGGAATATGGCCACAGcaggtatatatgtatttatatgtgcaTCTGTATGTATAACATAGGAGTGCCCACTCCCTCTGGGCTGGGCTGAGATCCAGAGTCCTTGCGGAGGGGATGGCCTTGCCTCACTGGATGGCAGGGAGGTTGGGTGCTTGAGGAGCCCGCAGGCAGGAGCCTGGAAGGGACAGAGGTTCCTTGCCCATGTCCCCTTAGCGCCCTCTGCTGACCAGACAACATGTCAGCAGGCAGAGGAGGCTCTCCAGGGTCTAGCGTTGTCGTCAcaaagcagtgaagaattgatttGGAGCTGACAGGTAGTAAATTGAAATCTAAGATACATATTCAGTATTTAATGTTTGGATAAAACCAAAaactgattttataatttttttgtaggCCCTTGAAATAGACCCATCAAATACCAAAGCACTGTACCGTAGAGCCCAGGGATGGCAAGGATTAAAAGAATATGATCAAGCATTGGTAAAACTTTgttctaaattttaattaaaaaaaaaaaaagcaaaccactTTCATGAATCAtaatctattatttctttttttttctctcccaattAAAAGGCTGATCTTAAGAAAGCTCAGGAAATAGCACCAGAAGATAAAGGTAAGTTGGCAGTTTTTGGAGTGAAAGTTCACTTTGTCTTTTAAGAATTTATGTTTGTGAGCCATTGTACCCTTTGCCATTAAAGAGTTTTATTTGTTAAGCAGATACTACAGAACGCCTGTTATGGGGCCAGGCTCCAATCACACTGCAATGAACGAGTCAGGGCCCTGCCTTCAGCTTAGTCTAGTCTCTGTCCACAACACCCATTTGCACGTATCTGGACTATTTGCTTTACTGTCCGGTAATGCTAGATGAAGGAGCAGCATTAGAAAGTCGTATTTATGGCAGATTTAATTAATGTTTGGGACCATTCCTTAAGCTGAATGTGGACATATCCCAAATAGCTACTGGATATGTTGTAGGAAAGTTttggaaagctgtgacaaaaatAAGCTTCTTTCCCAATAAACCAATTACAAATAGTGATCATCAGTCTAGATATTGAAATATATCTTGAGTCTTTTGCTAAAAGGAAGCAGGGGAGGCACTTTGGAGCCGCCTCTAACGGAAGGGAGAAGGCACATCTGTGTGTGATTGTTAGTTCTCTTGGTGGGCAGTCTTCTAAATTATGCTCTGTTAATAGGGCTCAGTTACTCTTCAGGAGaagagttttatcttttttttttttttaaaccatactAAAGCATCAGTTTGGTCAGTGTAATTTTTTGGATGTTTTGACAAATAACTTACACTCCATATTTATTTTGCAGCGATCCAGGCAGAATTGCTGAAAGTCAAGCAAAAGATAAAGGCACAGAAAGATAAAGAGAAGGCAGCTTATGCAAAAATGTTTGCCTGATGAGGAATTCAGTTTTGCTTAAGTGTGTGTTTATTGTATGAGCGAGGAGCAGTTTAATGGTTTGTCTGTTCTGTGATCCTCCTGTGCTCCCTCTGATACTTGGTTCCCTGTGTTTACAGTCCAGGAATATGGATAGGGACTTACTGCTTAACACACCAGAGTTACAAACTACAATGGCGTCGATTCCCTCTTCAGTGACTCTCTGCGTTATTCAAAGGATAATGGTGTTTCCAGCTTGTTTTTAAACTCCTAAAGACACATCGTGTTTGAATAAACAGACAAAAGCTTGAGTCTGTGTATTGTTTTTCTCAGTTCTTTGATGCGCCTCTCTGCAGTACAGGCTCTGAGCTGGCAGGCATCTCTAAAGGGTCAGACGTTACTGTCTCAGCTACTCAGTTCTGCACTTGGAGCTCAGAAGCAGCCACTGACAGCATGTAAGCCAGGAGGCGTTGCTGGCTCCATAACACTGTTTCTAAGAGTGGTGGGCTGGATGCCAGCCTCTGGTCTACAACGTAATACACACTTTATGTGAAGTGTTGAACTTGACAAGTCAAACGTACATTACAGGCTAATGGTGTATCTTGCTTTTGGTGCTGAATCTTGGAAGAATTGGAGACGTAAATAGATGCTTCAGCACTTAACAAAGTTTTATTTAAGAGAAATATTCATAATCTTTATGGGACAATTGTAGTATAAAATGATTTCACTGGTAATTATTGTTTGAATACTGATCACTAATACATTGTAAGATATTTTGATacctgtgaacttccaaataCTGGAAGTTAGTTTGCCATTTGTTTTAGAGACCCTGAAGCCAGCTGCAGTTTACATTCCGTTGTATGCAGGGCCTCCCCCGCCTTCAGGTACCACCCAGTTAATGTTCTGACTTGGATCCTTAATATCACATGTTTTACAGTGCACACAGTTCTGAGCATTTATCTGTAGCCGAAATCCATCACCTTGTTCCACAGGGACAAATTCATAAACTCCTGTGAGGAAAAATAGACAACATGGTGCAGTAGCTGACTTCAAAGTAGAAGCTGAGGTCCTAGAGGAACTAGCCACAGAAACCCACAAGGTTTGCTGATAGAACATTTACC is a genomic window of Bos javanicus breed banteng chromosome 17, ARS-OSU_banteng_1.0, whole genome shotgun sequence containing:
- the PPID gene encoding peptidyl-prolyl cis-trans isomerase D, yielding MSHPSPQAKPSNPSNPRVFFDVDIGGERVGRIVLELFADIVPKTAENFRALCTGEKGIGPTTGKPLHFKGCPFHRIIKKFMIQGGDFSNQNGTGGESIYGEKFEDENFHYKHDKEGLLSMANAGSNTNGSQFFITTVPTPHLDGKHVVFGQVIKGMGVAKILENVEVKGEKPAKLCVIAECGELKEGDDWGIFPKDGSGDSHPDFPEDADVDLKDVDKILLISEDLKNIGNTFFKSQNWEMAIKKYTKVLRYVEGSRAAAEDADGAKLQPVALSCVLNIGACKLKMSDWQGAVDSCLEALEIDPSNTKALYRRAQGWQGLKEYDQALADLKKAQEIAPEDKAIQAELLKVKQKIKAQKDKEKAAYAKMFA